In Nocardia sp. NBC_00403, one DNA window encodes the following:
- a CDS encoding nitroreductase family deazaflavin-dependent oxidoreductase, which translates to MVLPRALANFNRHVTNPAANRLAGKVPPFGVVVHKGRKSGRAYRTPVWVFESDGVYRIALTYGRDVDWVKNICAAGAFELETKGRVLSLVDPVVEHDASATWAPVGVRQVLSTVSVVYHLQARTA; encoded by the coding sequence ATGGTGCTTCCGCGCGCACTGGCGAATTTCAACCGACACGTCACCAATCCCGCGGCGAACCGCCTCGCAGGCAAGGTTCCGCCATTCGGCGTCGTCGTGCACAAGGGTCGAAAATCCGGTCGCGCCTACCGAACTCCGGTCTGGGTCTTCGAAAGCGACGGCGTCTACCGTATCGCGCTCACCTACGGCCGTGATGTCGATTGGGTCAAGAACATCTGCGCCGCAGGTGCTTTCGAGCTGGAGACCAAGGGAAGGGTCCTCTCGCTCGTCGACCCGGTCGTCGAACACGACGCGTCGGCGACCTGGGCGCCGGTCGGCGTACGGCAGGTGTTGAGCACAGTCTCGGTCGTCTACCACTTGCAGGCGCGCACGGCCTAG
- a CDS encoding WXG100 family type VII secretion target: MSSEFKVDLDHLDEIVARLSGLAGFIGEHLDEIDDRVATLTGSGWESVAAQAYSEAHTQCVAGAREFVESMRDMSDAARAAHARFLEFGHSETRHSCVS, translated from the coding sequence ATGAGCTCTGAATTCAAGGTTGACTTGGACCATCTCGATGAGATCGTGGCACGTCTGTCAGGGCTCGCTGGGTTCATAGGCGAGCATCTCGACGAGATCGACGACCGAGTCGCGACCTTGACCGGCAGCGGCTGGGAAAGCGTTGCCGCCCAGGCCTACTCCGAGGCACACACCCAATGTGTCGCTGGTGCACGGGAATTTGTCGAAAGTATGCGCGATATGAGTGATGCCGCCAGGGCAGCGCACGCCAGATTTCTCGAATTTGGTCATTCTGAGACTCGGCACTCGTGTGTCAGTTGA
- a CDS encoding NUDIX hydrolase, whose protein sequence is MIAIYDQAGSVVGAADRATVYRDGIWHASAGVLVRSGDGTRIYVHRRTDTKMVFAGMHDCLAGGVVEPGETPAQTAVRELAEELGITLPAGTTLPLLRTTSWDGEWHGRPMRCHLFAYELRYDGPLRHQPEEIADGWWWTDAELAAHLADPTWPFVPDTRILVKGVLG, encoded by the coding sequence ATGATCGCGATCTACGACCAGGCAGGAAGCGTAGTCGGTGCAGCCGATCGCGCCACGGTCTACCGTGACGGAATCTGGCACGCCAGTGCTGGTGTGCTCGTTCGATCCGGCGACGGCACGCGCATCTATGTGCACCGCCGCACCGACACCAAAATGGTGTTCGCCGGCATGCACGATTGTCTGGCCGGTGGCGTCGTCGAGCCCGGCGAAACACCCGCGCAGACCGCGGTCCGCGAACTCGCCGAGGAGCTGGGCATCACGCTGCCGGCGGGTACGACCCTGCCGCTGCTGCGCACGACTTCCTGGGACGGCGAATGGCACGGCCGGCCGATGCGCTGCCATCTGTTCGCCTATGAATTGCGCTACGACGGTCCCCTGCGGCATCAGCCCGAAGAGATCGCCGACGGCTGGTGGTGGACCGACGCCGAACTTGCCGCCCACCTGGCCGACCCGACCTGGCCTTTCGTTCCCGACACGCGCATCCTCGTCAAGGGCGTGCTGGGTTGA